Proteins found in one Micropterus dolomieu isolate WLL.071019.BEF.003 ecotype Adirondacks linkage group LG12, ASM2129224v1, whole genome shotgun sequence genomic segment:
- the nhsl2 gene encoding NHS-like protein 2, whose translation MDHSGLLCSNTPSTSWNGPKGSTFSPGAWNEPYNYSMNKGPAVPPKQHSIIGNAGGGTQDGLMLVSSGQSVSSHSSSFTSVTNLSGRGGNNIPGISLAAAMMGKRSETEGAAADGGRGGGGGGVGEAGRGRERSARSIAAANAFKFRERSLSTPTDTGSFCFTEGGIGPPDGNAMSTGNGNSMAITDHHQQQHNFLGLGENYALLYPRGSSEDSASTTDTISVTASDYSADGRLRLRSRSISLKKSKRKPPPPVRSVSLMKNLGEAEGRIHREGGLYRDGRPKSLHIPRDHFPDFQPDFLLPSSSCSSKPNVGEQELGHGGTNGPPSLEVQAPEREVETELTFPTHWQLGEWKNDPYRSLSGSSTATGTTVIECMKVRGSSESLLDSPSTSRATSPSQLSMETDIKASSPFKPPGLMSPSSGYSSQSETPTPTVPLSQMACHGTTGTLGCKLRPKIPERKSSLPSPKDPAARSRLSFEMPGNAHLELSSIKPKQKASRRHSDTSTAAKPGKISPSSSQALPVVTQNELKTVRLRSVSRGDLEDCPDGASDTIEEEQHGRDLGEDPSPPPTLPKPKPPVAVKPPLPKRPLNLLIKSPSPASTSPLALDSPPASPVDRPVPLGNIYKVMKKPKPKKPPPQTSGPSAFPDSTIAPQTAYDHPFLPHSLFDLPPLPEPQPLLEDPAMEPEFDADPEIRLGPEDGGSLPSPCSNQEAPELQDKSKTLPSRLTISCLAELSDKKKPKVPPPVPKKPNVLLLPSSVHSSTNGSTERQTPQTDSPVGLRSPVGAFSLEEFPSTPSAPDVPEQDENHMGTDEESSKESSLQSSLQDSSLTELGEKMTCAGIGEDDSAANEKTVLHIAEETDDDLLPSTPATHTTEDLFTIIHRSKRKVLGRKEPTDSFGSRQSLVSPVKHSTSGSDLRNLTLGSSQRSSSRNENFMALLQKKGSKSSSGGARVSAMELLKSTNPLARRVTEFSTTMSTSGEGGDLASGNGKPNDQ comes from the exons ATGGACCACTCTGGACTGCTGTGCTCAAACACACCCTCCACTTCCTGGAACGGACCAAAGGGCTCTACCTTTTCTCCCGGAGCGTGGAATGAGCCTTACAATTACAGCATGAACAAAGGCCCAGCAGTTCCGCCCAAACAGCACAGCATCATCGGTAATGCAGGGGGAGGGACGCAGGACGGGTTGATGTTGGTGAGCTCAGGACAGTCGGTGAGCTCACATTCCAGTTCATTCACATCTGTGACAAACCTTTCTGGGAGAGGAGGGAATAACATTCCTGGGATTTCACTGGCAGCGGCAATGATGGGGAAGAGGAGCGAGACAGAAGGGGCTGCAGcggatggaggaagaggaggtggaggagggggggtAGGGGAGGCAGGAAGAGGACGGGAACGGTCGGCACGTTCCATAGCAGCGGCAAACGCCTTCAAGTTCCGGGAGCGTTCCCTTTCTACCCCCACAGATACTGGTTCCTTCTGCTTTACAGAAGGTGGTATAGGGCCACCAGATGGGAATGCCATGTCTACAGGGAACGGGAATTCTATGGCAATAACagaccaccaccaacaacagcATAACTTCCTAGGTTTGGGTGAGAACTACGCCCTCCTCTACCCTAGAGGGAGCTCTGAAGACAGTGCCAGTACCACAGACACGATCTCTGTCACAGCTTCAGACTACAGTGCAGATGGCCGCTTGCGCCTACGCTCACGCTCCATCTCGCTTAAAAAATCCAAGCGCAAGCCGCCCCCTCCTGTGAGGAGCGTCTCTCTCATGAAGAACCTTGGAGAAGCCGAGGGGAGAATCCACCGTGAAGGCGGTCTTTATCGGGATGGCCGGCCCAAGAGCTTGCATATCCCCAGGGACCACTTCCCAGACTTCCAGCCTGATTTCCTACTGCCCAGCTCGTCCTGCTCCTCTAAACCCAATGTTGGTGAGCAGGAGCTGGGTCATGGAGGCACTAATGGACCTCCGAGCCTGGAGGTCCAGGCACCAGAGAGggaggtagagacagagctgacCTTCCCCACTCACTGGCAGCTGGGGGAGTGGAAGAATGACCCTTACAG GTCTCTATCGGGCTCCAGCACAGCAACAGGCACCACAGTGATTGAATGTATGAAAGTCAGAGGCAGCTCAGAGTCTCTGCTTGATTCTCCCTCCACCTCCAGGGCCACCTCTCCCTCACAGCTCTCCATGGAAACTGACATCAAGGCATCTTCGCCCTTCAAACCCCCAGGACTTATGTCCCCATCAAGTGGTtattccagccaatcagagactCCCACCCCAACTGTTCCACTCAGTCAAATGGCATGTCATGGAACAACAGGGACATTAGGGTGTAAGTTGCGCCCGAAGATCCCAGAAAGGAAATCATCGCTACCATCACCAAAGGATCCGGCTGCGAGGTCTAGATTGTCCTTTGAGATGCCTGGGAATGCACATCTGGAGCTGTCATCAATCAAGCCAAAGCAAAAGGCCAGTAGACGGCATTCTGACACCTCAACAGCTGCAAAACCAGGAAAAATCAGCCCCAGCTCTTCACAGGCATTGCCTGTGGTTACTCAGAATGAGCTGAAGACTGTTCGGCTTCGCTCTGTATCCCGTGGTGACTTGGAGGACTGCCCTGATGGGGCATCTGACACCATCGAAGAAGAACAGCATGGCCGAGACCTAGGCGAGGACCCTAGCCCACCACCCACCCTACCAAAACCCAAACCACCTGTCGCTGTCAAGCCCCCATTGCCTAAGCGGCCCCTAAACCTCCTCATCAAGTCTCCTTCCCCCGCCTCCACTTCCCCCCTAGCCCTTGACTCTCCTCCTGCCTCACCTGTGGACCGGCCTGTACCCCTAGGCAACATCTACAAAGTCATGAAAAAACCCAAACCCAAAAAACCTCCACCACAAACTTCAGGTCCCTCTGCTTTCCCTGATTCTACCATCGCTCCACAAACTGCCTATGATCATCCATTCCTCCCCCACTCCCTCTTTGATCTCCCTCCTCTTCCAGAACCGCAGCCTCTCCTGGAAGACCCAGCAATGGAGCCTGAATTTGACGCAGACCCAGAGATCCGTCTTGGTCCGGAGGACGGAGGCTCACTCCCCTCTCCATGCAGTAACCAGGAGGCCCCAGAGCTCCAGGACAAGAGCAAGACACTCCCCTCAAGGTTGACAATCTCATGTCTGGCAGAGCTGTCGGACAAAAAGAAACCCAAG GTTCCACCTCCAGTACCCAAGAAGCCGAATGTCCTCCTTCTTCCCTCATCAGTCCACTCCTCCACCAATGGCAGCACAGAACGTCAGACGCCACAGACCGACAGCCCTGTGGGTCTTCGGTCTCCTGTTGGAGCATTCTCACTAGAAGAGTTTCCCAGTACTCCTAGTGCTCCTGATGTGCCAGAGCAAGATGAAAACCACATGGGAACAGACGAGGAGAGTTCAAAAGAGTCATCACTTCAGTCTTCTCTGCAGGATTCCTCCCTCACAGAGCTGGGTGAGAAAATGACCTGCGCGGGGATTGGGGAAG ATGACTCTGCAGCCAATGAGAAGACGGTACTCCACATTGCAGAGGAAACAGATGATGACTTGTTGCCCagcacacctgcaacacacaccaCCGAAGACCTGTTCACTATTATTCACAG ATCCAAACGAAAGGTTCTCGGTCGAAAGGAGCCGACGGACTCCTTCGGCAGCCGCCAGAGCCTGGTGTCCCCAGTGAAGCACAGCACCAGCGGTAGCGACCTCCGCAATCTGACCTTAGGCAGCAGTCAGAGGTCGAGCTCCCGCAATGAAAACTTCATGGCCCTGCTTCAGAAGAAAGGCAGCAAGTCTTCCAGCGGAGGGGCTAGAGTCTCCGCTATGGAGCTTCTCAAAAGCACAAACCCTCTGGCGCGACGGGTCACAGAGTTTTCAACCACCATGTCGACATCCGGCGAGGGAGGAGACTTGGCATCCGGAAATGGCAAACCCAACGATCAATGA